A genomic window from Methylorubrum extorquens includes:
- a CDS encoding host specificity factor TipJ family phage tail protein, translated as MQIAVRHNLQVFDPADPSLCESGAIVLPIAEAQAAMGETVAAYLARVAWRFDLPTVCRINGEFYARAEWETRALAVNDNVEFVSRPLGGGSNGPSAGKTILSVVALVALTAVSGPLGGAIAGAAGLTGTALTVATSIASAVIVGAGSLAISHFLQPKSGGKTNSTDALYSFGLQGNAARPMQPIPVLNGRLRFAPDYAAPTYSEYAGDAMTDYALYALTCGRMRVEQLLIGDTPIWHYESGPSPDYPGIEIQIVEPGAQVTLYPVNVVTADELSGAELATEFTPGYIVNAAGTQAKQLLLDFVWPGGAYVTFKDRTLAANTDIEVQARTVNDAGAATGGWVTVFQKVYSQAKQSQIRVTERVDVAPGRYEVRGRRRNPSVNDSGIAKIGGTDDVTWTALRAHIDGPQSFPRVTTLAVKGVASKQLSGVSGGQMRVIGTRILPVWRDGQFVEEPTRSIAWAALDWWRNGDYAAGLSISDIEFSDFVRHAALWDALGHTFDHRFTEVPLLDDVLETVLKAGRAFPAPVGDKLTITRDEPRALPRMLFTDNDIVRDTLEIDYALSDEAWADGMVGEYVDETTWRLAEVSSAPDGVVLLKPARVQLEGVVNRKQAAGMVRMMAAESQYRRITVSWTARMEGRLLKRGDLVRITTEEPETWGQSCEVVGFQSASRRLTLDPAPAWEAGANHYAEIRRRDGSPWGPVRVTRGANDAEAIVSVSQAGGVTLADAVGRSDTQEPAWLAFSPGQPRSFPVLITDGDPDQDGEHIHLSGVIDAAEVYTTNEDGVPPLLQIPDLFSSALPVIAALMANIAQRQAALILTAGWQPAKNAVSYEAQVSYDNGGSWIGAYEGDRTTFEAVVGGSDQMMVRVRGVTVAGPRGAWSIVRVEAPSLVIDGGLIDVTNLEPLPYEKLGPDAQGLITAAQAAADAAQEAADAASQEAASALASAYGRLDDLRRALAADPSVRIGFVDAVMGDVRKDISLLNEATFRLLADVATLRDNQAAAGIEILPDEGRVRIAAVAKLEAETGQRLTSLSVLVDALKGQIDLYGSVQGKDVSGLVTDINAVRVRLDAVAATVSTLATSAQFDGVSARLGTAEQTITAQGAAIEQRATLTTVNAQGVRLSSAETRISATEGSIRNVVTAAGTSAVDLPLMVGTLAQMLDYLGEQTGGLYEHVARAETATSANFDEAGRSVAEVSTRLLAFQGDTAAQFVTVTRAIAGNGEALVQSQTLLSAQVGKVAADVTSEIQVRAAADAAQTTRIDGAVSRIGTAEARIVTEEQTRASETGALSQRAASLEARTGTNEAGITSLGRAVTDNQSATASQFQGVNARFGTVEGKVATAEGNIQTLFRAYADGDSALSQRIDTTNARVGGVEAGLVTEQRARADAVSAQAERTTRLEAQTDGDRNFLQGLGRQTDSDRAYFLASERARIDTEGALSQQIGGLGARVGNNEGTINQVSTALSNTVQAQAGTNIDLYARSDAGTAFGRIRFEGVSAPAGVAVRFSIQLSTERNGFYRNSGLFMDILGDGSSRILFDANLIAFTANGGTTYPFRFTGAETYIDTLRVGPGNLLPNSISQSNAGFDPNSNSISFKVNVRPGSAVLIFAEFYGQPDQPLAPGQQGILRIARDGVALRDKGMNYYVTRAANGNTVQTLGTEAFYRDVPPPGERTYTIAATNGQAGVAYTFFEITGS; from the coding sequence GCGGCGCCATCGTGCTGCCGATCGCCGAGGCGCAGGCCGCCATGGGCGAGACCGTGGCCGCCTACCTCGCGCGCGTCGCGTGGCGGTTCGACCTGCCGACCGTATGTCGGATCAACGGCGAGTTCTATGCACGGGCCGAGTGGGAGACGCGGGCGCTGGCGGTCAACGACAACGTCGAGTTCGTCAGCCGTCCGCTCGGCGGAGGCTCGAACGGCCCCTCTGCCGGCAAGACGATCCTGTCCGTCGTCGCTCTGGTCGCGCTCACCGCGGTGTCCGGGCCGCTCGGGGGCGCCATCGCGGGGGCTGCGGGCCTCACGGGCACCGCGCTGACGGTCGCGACCTCAATTGCGTCGGCCGTCATCGTAGGCGCAGGCTCGCTCGCGATTTCGCACTTTCTCCAGCCGAAGTCCGGCGGCAAGACCAACAGCACCGACGCGCTCTACTCGTTCGGGCTCCAAGGCAACGCCGCGCGACCCATGCAGCCGATCCCGGTGCTGAACGGCCGATTGCGCTTCGCCCCCGACTACGCCGCGCCGACCTACAGCGAGTATGCCGGCGACGCGATGACCGACTACGCGCTCTACGCGCTGACCTGCGGTCGGATGCGGGTGGAGCAGCTGCTGATCGGCGACACCCCGATCTGGCACTACGAGAGCGGCCCCAGCCCCGACTATCCCGGCATCGAGATCCAGATCGTCGAGCCCGGCGCGCAGGTCACGCTCTACCCGGTCAACGTTGTCACGGCCGACGAGCTGAGCGGGGCCGAACTCGCGACCGAGTTCACGCCGGGTTACATCGTCAACGCCGCAGGCACGCAGGCCAAGCAGCTCCTGCTCGACTTCGTCTGGCCGGGCGGCGCCTACGTCACCTTCAAGGACCGGACGCTCGCCGCCAACACGGACATCGAGGTCCAGGCGCGCACGGTGAACGATGCCGGCGCGGCCACCGGCGGATGGGTCACCGTCTTCCAGAAGGTCTACAGCCAGGCGAAGCAGAGCCAGATCCGGGTCACGGAACGGGTCGACGTAGCGCCGGGCCGGTACGAGGTCCGCGGGCGCCGTCGCAACCCGAGCGTCAACGACAGCGGCATCGCCAAGATCGGCGGCACCGACGACGTAACGTGGACCGCGCTGCGGGCGCACATCGACGGGCCGCAGTCCTTCCCGCGCGTCACGACGCTCGCGGTGAAGGGCGTCGCCTCGAAACAGCTATCCGGCGTCTCGGGCGGCCAGATGCGCGTAATTGGCACCCGCATCCTGCCGGTCTGGCGGGACGGGCAGTTCGTGGAGGAGCCGACGCGCTCCATCGCCTGGGCCGCGCTCGATTGGTGGCGCAACGGCGACTACGCGGCCGGGCTCAGCATCTCGGATATCGAGTTTTCCGACTTCGTGCGCCACGCCGCGCTCTGGGACGCACTCGGCCACACCTTCGATCACCGCTTCACCGAGGTTCCGCTCCTCGACGACGTACTCGAGACCGTGCTGAAGGCGGGTCGCGCCTTCCCGGCGCCGGTGGGCGACAAGCTCACGATCACCCGTGACGAACCGCGCGCCCTGCCGCGGATGTTGTTCACCGACAACGACATCGTCCGCGACACGCTGGAAATCGATTACGCGCTCTCGGACGAGGCCTGGGCCGACGGCATGGTGGGCGAGTACGTCGACGAGACGACGTGGCGCCTCGCGGAGGTCTCGTCCGCGCCGGATGGCGTGGTCCTACTGAAGCCGGCCCGCGTGCAGCTCGAAGGCGTGGTCAACCGCAAGCAGGCCGCCGGCATGGTCCGGATGATGGCGGCCGAGAGCCAGTACCGCCGCATCACCGTGTCGTGGACCGCCCGCATGGAAGGGCGGTTGCTCAAGCGCGGCGACCTCGTGCGCATCACGACCGAGGAGCCGGAGACCTGGGGGCAGTCCTGCGAGGTCGTGGGGTTCCAGTCGGCGTCGCGGCGCCTGACGCTCGACCCGGCCCCGGCATGGGAGGCGGGCGCCAACCACTACGCCGAGATCCGCCGCCGCGACGGAAGCCCGTGGGGACCGGTGCGGGTGACCCGCGGCGCCAACGACGCCGAGGCGATCGTCAGCGTCTCACAGGCGGGCGGCGTGACCCTGGCGGATGCGGTGGGCCGCTCCGACACACAGGAGCCGGCATGGCTCGCCTTCTCGCCGGGCCAGCCCCGTTCGTTCCCGGTGCTGATCACCGACGGCGATCCCGATCAGGACGGCGAGCACATCCACCTGTCCGGCGTGATCGACGCCGCCGAGGTCTACACGACCAACGAGGACGGCGTTCCGCCGCTCCTGCAGATCCCCGACCTGTTCTCCTCCGCGCTGCCGGTGATTGCCGCGCTGATGGCGAACATCGCCCAGCGGCAGGCGGCGCTCATCCTCACCGCCGGCTGGCAGCCGGCCAAGAACGCGGTGAGCTACGAGGCGCAGGTCTCCTACGATAACGGCGGGTCGTGGATCGGGGCCTACGAGGGCGACCGGACCACGTTCGAGGCTGTCGTCGGCGGCTCGGACCAGATGATGGTGCGCGTCCGTGGCGTGACAGTCGCCGGGCCGCGCGGAGCTTGGTCGATCGTTCGGGTCGAAGCGCCGAGCCTCGTGATCGACGGCGGTCTGATCGACGTCACCAACTTGGAGCCGCTCCCCTACGAGAAGCTGGGTCCGGATGCGCAGGGGCTCATCACCGCCGCCCAAGCCGCGGCCGATGCGGCGCAGGAAGCCGCCGACGCCGCGAGCCAAGAAGCGGCCAGCGCCCTCGCCAGCGCCTATGGCCGTCTCGACGACCTGCGCCGCGCGCTCGCTGCGGACCCGTCCGTGCGGATCGGGTTCGTCGATGCCGTCATGGGCGACGTCCGCAAGGACATCTCGCTTCTGAACGAGGCGACCTTCCGGCTGCTCGCCGACGTGGCGACCCTGCGCGACAATCAGGCGGCGGCCGGCATCGAGATCTTGCCGGACGAAGGCCGCGTCCGCATCGCTGCCGTGGCGAAGCTGGAGGCCGAGACCGGCCAGCGCCTGACCTCGCTCTCCGTGCTGGTCGATGCGCTCAAGGGGCAGATCGACCTCTACGGCTCGGTCCAGGGCAAGGACGTGTCGGGCCTCGTCACCGACATCAACGCCGTCCGCGTTCGCCTCGATGCCGTGGCCGCGACGGTCTCGACGCTGGCGACCTCGGCGCAGTTCGACGGGGTGAGTGCACGTCTCGGCACGGCCGAGCAGACCATCACCGCACAAGGCGCGGCGATCGAGCAGCGGGCCACGCTCACTACGGTCAATGCGCAAGGCGTGCGCTTGAGCAGCGCCGAGACCCGCATTTCAGCGACAGAGGGCAGCATCCGCAACGTCGTCACCGCCGCCGGCACGAGCGCCGTCGATCTGCCGCTGATGGTCGGCACGCTGGCGCAGATGCTCGACTACCTCGGCGAGCAAACCGGGGGCCTGTACGAGCACGTTGCCCGCGCCGAGACCGCCACCTCCGCCAACTTCGACGAGGCGGGCCGGTCCGTCGCCGAGGTGTCCACGCGGTTGCTCGCCTTCCAGGGCGACACGGCGGCGCAGTTCGTGACCGTCACGCGGGCGATTGCCGGCAACGGCGAAGCCCTGGTGCAGAGCCAGACCTTGCTTTCGGCGCAGGTCGGCAAGGTCGCGGCCGACGTCACCTCAGAGATCCAGGTGCGGGCCGCGGCCGATGCGGCGCAGACGACCCGCATCGACGGGGCGGTCTCGCGGATCGGGACCGCCGAAGCGCGGATCGTGACGGAGGAGCAGACACGCGCCAGCGAGACCGGCGCCCTATCGCAGCGTGCCGCCAGCCTCGAGGCCCGAACCGGCACCAACGAGGCGGGCATCACGAGCCTCGGCAGGGCCGTTACGGATAATCAGAGCGCCACCGCCTCGCAGTTCCAGGGCGTCAACGCGCGCTTCGGGACCGTGGAGGGCAAGGTCGCTACGGCCGAAGGCAACATCCAGACGCTGTTCAGGGCCTATGCCGACGGCGACAGCGCGCTAAGCCAGCGCATCGACACGACGAATGCGCGTGTCGGCGGCGTCGAGGCAGGATTGGTCACGGAACAGAGGGCGCGGGCCGACGCCGTCAGTGCGCAGGCGGAGCGCACCACCCGTCTGGAGGCGCAGACCGACGGTGACCGGAACTTCCTGCAAGGCCTCGGTAGGCAAACGGACAGCGACCGGGCCTACTTTCTCGCCTCGGAGCGTGCTCGCATCGACACGGAGGGGGCGCTCAGTCAGCAGATCGGCGGCCTCGGCGCGCGGGTCGGGAACAACGAAGGCACGATCAACCAAGTCTCCACCGCGCTCTCGAACACGGTACAGGCGCAGGCTGGCACCAACATCGATCTGTATGCGCGCTCGGATGCCGGCACCGCGTTCGGCCGGATCAGGTTCGAGGGAGTGTCGGCGCCGGCCGGTGTGGCGGTCCGGTTCTCGATCCAGCTTTCGACCGAGCGGAATGGCTTCTACCGCAACTCCGGCCTGTTCATGGACATCCTGGGCGATGGTTCGTCCCGGATCCTGTTCGACGCAAACCTGATCGCCTTCACCGCCAACGGAGGGACGACCTATCCGTTCCGCTTTACCGGTGCCGAGACGTACATCGACACTCTTCGTGTCGGGCCGGGCAATCTGCTGCCGAACAGTATCTCTCAGTCGAATGCCGGCTTCGACCCCAACTCCAACTCCATTAGCTTCAAGGTGAATGTTCGGCCTGGGTCCGCGGTGCTGATCTTTGCCGAGTTCTACGGACAACCGGACCAACCCTTGGCGCCGGGCCAGCAAGGTATCTTGCGCATCGCGCGCGATGGCGTCGCTCTGCGCGATAAGGGCATGAACTACTACGTAACGCGCGCGGCCAACGGGAACACGGTCCAAACCCTCGGCACAGAGGCGTTCTACCGCGACGTGCCGCCGCCCGGCGAGCGCACCTACACGATTGCCGCAACCAACGGCCAAGCCGGCGTCGCCTACACCTTCTTCGAGATCACCGGCTCTTGA